A stretch of Corynebacterium timonense DNA encodes these proteins:
- the rplX gene encoding 50S ribosomal protein L24 has product MKIKKGDMVQVISGKDKGAQGKVIEAYPKRDKVLVEGVNRVKKHVANSYNERGAESGGIVTQEAPIHVSNVMVLDSDGTPTRVGYRFDENGKKVRVAKTNGKDI; this is encoded by the coding sequence ATGAAGATCAAGAAGGGCGATATGGTCCAGGTCATCTCGGGCAAGGACAAGGGCGCTCAGGGCAAGGTCATCGAGGCCTACCCGAAGCGCGACAAGGTCTTGGTCGAGGGTGTGAACCGTGTGAAGAAGCACGTCGCTAACTCCTACAACGAGCGCGGCGCCGAGTCCGGTGGCATTGTCACCCAGGAGGCCCCCATCCACGTCTCCAACGTGATGGTGCTCGACTCCGACGGCACCCCGACCCGCGTGGGCTACCGTTTCGACGAGAACGGCAAGAAGGTCCGCGTGGCCAAGACGAACGGGAAGGACATCTAA
- the rplN gene encoding 50S ribosomal protein L14: MIQQESRLKVADNTGAREILCIRVLGGSVRRFAGIGDTIVATVKEAAPGGNVKEGEVVRAVIVRATKETRRPDGSYIAFDENAAVLIKNDTEPRGTRIFGPVARELRDKRFMKIVSLAPEVI; this comes from the coding sequence GTGATTCAGCAGGAATCGCGTCTGAAGGTCGCCGACAACACCGGTGCACGAGAGATTCTGTGCATCCGCGTGCTCGGCGGTTCTGTCCGACGCTTCGCCGGCATTGGCGACACGATTGTCGCCACCGTGAAGGAAGCCGCCCCCGGCGGCAACGTCAAGGAGGGTGAGGTCGTTCGCGCCGTCATCGTCCGCGCTACCAAGGAAACCCGCCGCCCGGACGGCTCCTACATCGCGTTCGACGAGAACGCTGCCGTTTTGATCAAGAACGACACCGAGCCCCGCGGCACCCGTATCTTCGGCCCGGTCGCGCGTGAGCTGCGCGACAAGCGCTTCATGAAGATCGTGTCTCTCGCACCGGAGGTGATCTAA
- a CDS encoding formate/nitrite transporter family protein: MSFAEKAPASIHNKLDLFGREPARFAARAVMAGLYLSIMTAFAASTATLVEAAAPEWGKYAFGAIFAATLYIIIVLQGELATGDMMFMTYGAVHRMNTVWRGLLIIVFVTAFNLVGAVIFSWLISTTTIAHDVSLNGGFLHDLLSDKLTKPSVTLFFEAILANIVVNIAFMVSTQAGKDYSAKLWGVILIIPAFAAMSYEHSIANFVLTSLGGFIIGPDAIEGFTVGNVLRNWGIVWLGNLVGGGLIMGGIYGWLNRTSTDYKD, encoded by the coding sequence ATGAGTTTCGCCGAAAAGGCCCCCGCCTCCATACACAACAAGCTCGACCTCTTTGGTCGCGAGCCCGCCCGTTTCGCTGCTCGCGCCGTCATGGCGGGTCTCTACCTCAGCATCATGACGGCGTTCGCGGCGTCGACGGCCACGCTCGTCGAGGCCGCGGCCCCGGAGTGGGGCAAGTACGCGTTCGGGGCGATCTTTGCCGCCACGTTGTACATCATCATTGTGCTGCAAGGCGAGCTCGCGACCGGCGACATGATGTTCATGACGTACGGCGCTGTCCACCGCATGAACACCGTCTGGCGCGGACTGCTCATCATCGTCTTTGTCACGGCGTTCAACCTCGTCGGCGCCGTCATCTTCTCGTGGTTGATCTCCACGACGACGATCGCCCACGACGTGAGCCTCAACGGCGGGTTCCTCCACGACTTGTTGAGCGACAAGCTCACCAAGCCCTCGGTGACTCTCTTCTTCGAGGCGATCTTGGCCAACATCGTGGTCAACATCGCGTTCATGGTGTCCACGCAGGCCGGCAAGGACTACTCGGCGAAGCTGTGGGGCGTGATCCTCATCATCCCGGCGTTCGCGGCCATGAGCTACGAGCACTCCATCGCCAACTTCGTGCTCACTTCCCTCGGCGGCTTCATCATCGGCCCCGACGCGATCGAAGGGTTCACCGTCGGCAACGTCCTGCGCAACTGGGGGATCGTCTGGCTGGGCAACCTCGTCGGCGGCGGGCTCATCATGGGCGGGATCTACGGCTGGCTGAACCGAACGTCGACGGACTACAAGGATTAG
- a CDS encoding glycoside hydrolase family 32 protein, which produces MTYRPMYHLSPPQGRLNDPNGLVLSGQTLHAFYQHDPAFPAGKKRTGWGHAVTTLGEGTWRHLPDALYPDFPYDRHGCYSGSAAVDGERVALLYTGNLTVDGERYATQNLVEVTDLDGPAGGYFRRSPNNPLIGAPAPGYTAHYRDPHVTRGADGRWRMLLGAQRADLAGAVVMYTSDDLDVWRFEGELTFAGLSRNLAAAYMWECPNLVRLVDEATGAERDVLVFCPQFRDVDECGYVVGTLTGTHFEVETDYTPVDYGHEFYAPQLIAHGDGALMLGWMGLPGRDDTPTLAAEGWVHQLTLPRRVRLRGGRLVQELILPAHPDMLVERVEVGAEPLRAQLIDATGDAPLTLTWTPSTPGRGTLALEKSGLVRWAECAAGEVLVTADGAAVEVTAAGGEVAFSSAVFSRDGAPWERLEVQ; this is translated from the coding sequence ATGACCTACCGCCCGATGTATCATCTCAGCCCGCCGCAGGGCCGGCTCAACGACCCGAACGGGCTTGTGCTGTCGGGCCAGACGCTCCACGCCTTCTACCAGCACGACCCGGCCTTCCCCGCCGGTAAGAAGCGCACCGGCTGGGGCCACGCGGTGACCACGCTCGGGGAGGGCACGTGGCGCCATCTTCCCGACGCCCTCTACCCGGACTTCCCCTACGACCGCCACGGCTGCTACTCCGGCTCCGCCGCCGTCGACGGGGAGCGAGTGGCGCTGCTCTACACCGGAAACCTCACGGTCGACGGCGAGCGCTACGCCACGCAGAACCTCGTGGAGGTCACCGACCTCGACGGCCCCGCCGGCGGATACTTCCGTCGCAGCCCGAACAACCCGCTCATTGGTGCCCCCGCGCCCGGCTACACCGCCCATTACCGCGACCCCCACGTCACCCGCGGGGCCGACGGGCGGTGGCGGATGCTGCTGGGTGCCCAGCGCGCCGACCTCGCGGGCGCCGTGGTCATGTACACCAGCGACGACCTGGACGTCTGGCGCTTCGAGGGCGAGCTCACCTTCGCCGGTCTGTCGCGCAACCTCGCCGCCGCCTACATGTGGGAGTGTCCCAACCTCGTGCGCCTCGTCGACGAGGCGACCGGCGCCGAGCGCGACGTGCTGGTGTTCTGCCCGCAGTTTCGGGACGTCGATGAGTGCGGCTACGTCGTTGGCACCCTCACGGGCACCCACTTCGAGGTGGAGACCGATTACACCCCGGTCGACTACGGCCACGAGTTCTACGCCCCGCAGCTCATCGCCCACGGTGACGGCGCGCTCATGCTCGGCTGGATGGGTCTGCCCGGCCGCGACGACACGCCCACGCTCGCCGCCGAAGGCTGGGTCCACCAGCTCACTCTCCCCCGCAGGGTGCGCCTGCGCGGCGGCCGGCTCGTCCAGGAGCTCATCCTTCCCGCCCACCCGGACATGCTCGTCGAACGCGTCGAGGTCGGCGCCGAACCTCTGCGAGCACAGCTTATCGACGCCACCGGTGACGCCCCCCTCACCCTCACCTGGACCCCCTCAACCCCCGGGCGCGGCACCCTCGCCCTGGAAAAGAGCGGCCTAGTGCGGTGGGCCGAGTGCGCCGCCGGCGAGGTTCTGGTCACCGCTGACGGCGCGGCCGTCGAGGTCACCGCCGCCGGGGGAGAGGTCGCCTTCTCCTCGGCGGTGTTTTCCCGGGACGGTGCGCCGTGGGAGCGCCTCGAGGTGCAGTAG
- a CDS encoding PfkB family carbohydrate kinase translates to MITVYGEGLIDLVPSAAGPLTPLVPSLGGGPFNVARALGRLGSPVAFQSRLSTDGFGEALVAALASASVDTTGVARGPEPTTLAVTSLRPDGSAAYTFYTEGTADRFAEPTPATGGFAVFGTVSLALEPAASRYAAAASASAAAGAVVCLDPNVRPFYATRSHREFLRSMLPSVTVLKMSDEEVGFMGDVSAVPVVVTTLGPAGIEVRAPFGTVRVGAPRTAVADTIGAGDTVMAALVHEFDARGLDRDGLRALDAGAWREILRFAATAAAITVSRRGADTPTRAEVLAAY, encoded by the coding sequence ATGATCACCGTGTACGGCGAAGGGCTCATCGACCTCGTGCCGTCAGCCGCTGGCCCGCTCACCCCGCTGGTGCCCTCCCTCGGCGGGGGCCCCTTCAACGTCGCCCGCGCGTTGGGGCGCTTGGGCTCCCCGGTCGCGTTCCAGTCGCGCCTGTCCACCGACGGCTTCGGCGAGGCGCTGGTGGCGGCGCTGGCCAGCGCCTCCGTGGACACGACGGGCGTTGCCCGCGGCCCCGAGCCGACGACACTGGCCGTGACCTCCCTGCGCCCGGACGGCTCGGCCGCCTACACCTTTTACACGGAGGGCACGGCGGACCGCTTTGCCGAGCCCACCCCCGCGACGGGCGGCTTCGCGGTCTTCGGCACCGTGTCGCTGGCGCTCGAGCCGGCGGCCTCGCGCTACGCCGCCGCCGCGTCCGCCAGCGCCGCCGCCGGCGCCGTGGTCTGCCTCGACCCGAACGTGCGCCCGTTCTACGCCACGCGCTCTCACCGCGAGTTCCTCCGCTCCATGCTGCCGAGCGTCACGGTGCTCAAGATGTCGGACGAGGAGGTGGGTTTCATGGGCGACGTCTCCGCGGTGCCCGTGGTGGTCACCACCCTCGGCCCCGCCGGCATCGAGGTCCGCGCCCCCTTCGGCACAGTACGTGTCGGTGCTCCGCGCACCGCCGTCGCCGACACCATCGGCGCGGGCGACACGGTGATGGCCGCCCTGGTCCACGAGTTCGACGCCCGCGGCCTCGACCGCGACGGCCTGCGCGCACTTGACGCCGGGGCGTGGCGCGAGATCCTCCGCTTCGCCGCGACGGCGGCCGCGATCACCGTCTCCCGGCGCGGCGCCGACACCCCAACCCGGGCCGAGGTCCTCGCAGCGTACTAG
- a CDS encoding bifunctional hydroxymethylpyrimidine kinase/phosphomethylpyrimidine kinase has protein sequence MTHQPRVLSIAGTDPTGGAGIQADLKSIAASGGYGMCVVTALVAQNTRGVREVHTPPTDFLVAQLEAVFDDVAVDAVKVGMLGSAEITRTVNDFLAAHPVDVVVIDPVMVATSGDRLLSEDAEDSLRDLVRAHASVVTPNIPELAILAGASPATTFDAALEQGAALAADLDVQVLVKGGHLDAPEASNALVTPSGEVHVTRLPRLETTTTHGTGCSLSAALATRLLLDASPAAAAEHSTRWLHDAIAGGAALNVGEGHGPVDHMRPLRRLAAAADTTPWNTDPAPASEPRPRIAAAGPHTADLWGRAAARAWPDTLGLSFLAELRAGTLPARAFEFYLSQDAYYLSEYARALSLVASKAPSRTAHEWWSAAATGATAEEASLHREWLSQRGLGEAAQSPSPVTLAYVSHLKAATATGDYAVAAAAVLPCFWLYAEVGLHLADADHPDHPYHAWLSLYGGEDFVAETSRAIELTEQALDEGSPAQRKAAREAFMHSCFFEREFFDQAARLQGVTR, from the coding sequence ATGACACACCAACCCCGAGTCCTCTCCATCGCCGGCACCGACCCCACGGGTGGGGCCGGAATCCAGGCCGACCTCAAGTCCATCGCCGCCTCCGGCGGTTACGGCATGTGCGTGGTCACCGCGCTTGTGGCCCAAAACACCCGCGGCGTGCGTGAGGTGCACACCCCGCCCACCGATTTCCTCGTCGCCCAGCTCGAGGCCGTCTTCGACGACGTCGCCGTCGACGCCGTCAAGGTGGGCATGCTCGGCAGCGCCGAGATCACCCGCACCGTCAACGATTTTCTGGCCGCTCACCCAGTCGACGTGGTCGTCATCGACCCGGTGATGGTGGCCACCTCCGGCGACCGCCTCCTCAGCGAGGACGCCGAGGACAGCCTGCGGGATCTCGTCCGCGCGCACGCGAGCGTGGTCACCCCCAACATCCCCGAGCTGGCGATCCTCGCGGGCGCGTCTCCCGCCACCACCTTCGACGCGGCGCTCGAGCAGGGCGCCGCGCTCGCCGCCGACCTCGACGTGCAGGTGCTGGTCAAGGGCGGCCACCTCGACGCCCCCGAGGCCTCGAACGCGCTGGTCACCCCCTCCGGCGAGGTCCACGTCACGCGCCTGCCGCGGCTTGAGACCACCACCACCCACGGCACGGGCTGCTCCCTGTCGGCCGCGTTGGCAACGCGCTTGCTTCTCGACGCCTCCCCCGCCGCAGCCGCCGAGCACTCGACGCGCTGGCTCCACGACGCCATCGCGGGCGGCGCCGCCCTCAACGTCGGCGAGGGCCACGGCCCCGTCGACCACATGCGCCCGCTGCGCCGGCTCGCAGCCGCCGCGGACACCACCCCTTGGAACACCGACCCCGCCCCGGCCTCCGAGCCGCGGCCTCGCATCGCGGCCGCTGGCCCCCACACCGCCGACTTGTGGGGGCGCGCCGCGGCGCGCGCGTGGCCGGACACTCTGGGCCTGAGTTTTCTCGCCGAGCTGCGCGCCGGCACGCTGCCCGCGCGCGCGTTCGAGTTCTACCTTTCCCAGGATGCCTACTACCTGTCCGAGTACGCCCGCGCGCTATCACTTGTCGCCTCCAAGGCCCCGAGTCGCACCGCCCACGAGTGGTGGTCCGCCGCCGCGACCGGTGCCACGGCCGAAGAAGCGAGCCTGCACCGCGAGTGGCTGTCTCAGCGCGGTCTCGGCGAGGCCGCGCAGTCTCCCTCCCCTGTCACCCTCGCCTACGTCAGCCACCTGAAGGCGGCGACGGCGACCGGCGACTACGCCGTCGCCGCCGCCGCGGTGTTGCCCTGCTTCTGGCTCTACGCCGAGGTAGGCCTGCACCTCGCCGACGCCGACCACCCGGACCACCCCTACCACGCGTGGTTGTCGCTCTACGGCGGCGAGGACTTCGTCGCCGAGACCTCCCGCGCCATCGAGCTGACCGAGCAGGCGCTGGATGAGGGCTCCCCCGCGCAGCGAAAAGCCGCGCGCGAGGCCTTCATGCACTCCTGCTTCTTCGAGCGGGAGTTCTTCGACCAAGCGGCGCGGCTTCAGGGCGTGACGCGTTAG
- a CDS encoding PhoX family protein, translating into MGLKGLKLPFASNRSKLTCTYKCGNACYGECANTSDNEYFGDIVSRRGVLQAFGLGVVTVGGGAALAACATEDEAAAPEGTTSPQDTATQANDAPPRPGMQFESVEPNTEDLVVVPAGYTSAVLIAWGDPVYEDAPEFDPMNQTAEAAARQFGFNNDFAGLLEHPDDPNRLVYVCSHEYSTEPHMFPNYDPENPTDEEINIGIASHGHTVLEVSKVGNSGQLQREFGPLNRRITGTTEFELKGAAAGSDLLKTSADPTGTMVLGTFNNCSGGVTPWGTFLSGEENIDQYWANAAAVTDERAAEDVKRFGVEEGASERKWERIHDRFDLAKEPNEFHRFGYIVEINPFDPESTPVKHTSMGRFKHEAGTIHVTDDGTVVCYSGDDARFEYIYKFVSSKQIKEGDVAHNMTILDEGTLYVASLEGNSPQDQITGDGELPEDGHFDGTGTWHKLLTATADGVESHVDGFTGEEVAVFTRLAADAVGATKMDRPEDFEPHPETGKLYLALTNNSYRGATGENAEKSKEDVMEYAPIRENKNGLVMEIDDEHAGESFTWNLLLVCGDPEAAQTYFGGFDESKVSPISCPDNLAFDSHGNLWISTDGNALGSNDGLYAVGLEGENRGQVKCFLTVPKAAETCGPIVDDMRVMVNVQHPGEEDDATFENPGSNWPEGGDSVPRPAVAVAWRPDGKQIGVDA; encoded by the coding sequence ATGGGATTGAAGGGCCTGAAACTACCGTTTGCGTCCAACCGTTCGAAGCTGACCTGCACCTACAAGTGCGGTAACGCCTGCTACGGCGAGTGCGCGAACACCTCTGACAACGAGTACTTCGGCGACATCGTGTCGCGCCGCGGCGTGCTGCAGGCCTTCGGCCTCGGCGTGGTCACCGTCGGCGGCGGCGCGGCCCTCGCGGCGTGCGCGACGGAGGACGAGGCTGCCGCGCCGGAGGGCACCACCAGCCCGCAGGACACCGCCACCCAGGCCAACGACGCCCCGCCGCGCCCCGGTATGCAGTTCGAGTCCGTGGAGCCGAACACGGAGGACCTCGTGGTCGTCCCGGCGGGCTACACCAGCGCCGTGCTCATCGCCTGGGGCGACCCGGTGTACGAGGACGCGCCCGAGTTCGACCCGATGAACCAGACCGCGGAGGCCGCGGCGCGCCAGTTCGGCTTCAACAACGACTTCGCCGGTCTTCTCGAGCACCCGGACGACCCGAACCGCCTCGTCTACGTGTGCTCGCACGAGTACTCCACCGAGCCGCACATGTTCCCGAACTACGATCCGGAGAACCCGACGGACGAGGAGATTAACATCGGCATCGCGTCCCACGGCCACACCGTGCTCGAGGTGTCCAAGGTGGGCAACTCCGGGCAGCTGCAGCGCGAGTTCGGCCCGCTCAACCGCCGCATCACCGGCACGACCGAGTTCGAGCTGAAGGGTGCCGCCGCAGGCTCCGACCTGCTCAAGACCAGCGCCGACCCGACCGGCACGATGGTGCTGGGCACCTTCAACAACTGCTCCGGCGGCGTCACCCCGTGGGGGACCTTCCTCTCCGGCGAGGAGAACATCGACCAGTACTGGGCCAACGCGGCCGCGGTGACCGATGAGCGCGCGGCCGAGGACGTCAAGCGCTTCGGCGTCGAGGAGGGCGCCTCCGAGCGCAAGTGGGAGCGCATCCACGACCGCTTCGACCTGGCCAAGGAGCCGAACGAGTTCCACCGCTTCGGCTACATCGTGGAGATCAACCCCTTCGACCCCGAGTCCACCCCGGTCAAGCACACCTCCATGGGCCGCTTCAAGCACGAGGCCGGCACGATCCACGTCACCGACGACGGCACCGTGGTGTGCTACTCGGGTGACGACGCGCGCTTCGAGTACATCTACAAGTTCGTCTCCTCCAAGCAGATCAAGGAGGGCGACGTCGCCCACAACATGACCATCCTCGACGAGGGCACCCTGTACGTGGCCTCCCTGGAGGGCAACTCCCCGCAGGACCAGATCACCGGCGACGGGGAGCTGCCGGAGGACGGCCACTTCGACGGCACCGGCACCTGGCACAAGCTGCTTACCGCTACTGCCGACGGCGTCGAGTCGCACGTCGACGGCTTCACCGGCGAGGAGGTCGCCGTGTTCACCCGCCTGGCGGCCGACGCCGTCGGCGCAACAAAGATGGACCGCCCCGAGGACTTCGAGCCGCACCCGGAGACCGGCAAGCTCTACCTCGCCCTGACGAACAACTCCTACCGCGGCGCCACCGGCGAGAACGCGGAGAAGAGCAAGGAAGACGTCATGGAGTACGCGCCGATCCGCGAAAACAAGAACGGCCTGGTCATGGAGATCGACGATGAGCACGCCGGCGAGTCCTTCACCTGGAACCTGCTGCTCGTGTGCGGCGACCCGGAGGCCGCACAGACCTACTTCGGTGGCTTCGACGAGTCGAAGGTGTCCCCGATCTCCTGCCCGGACAACCTTGCCTTCGACAGCCACGGCAACCTGTGGATCTCCACCGACGGCAACGCGCTGGGCAGCAACGACGGCCTCTACGCCGTCGGCCTCGAGGGAGAGAACCGCGGCCAGGTCAAGTGCTTCCTCACGGTGCCGAAGGCCGCGGAGACCTGCGGCCCGATCGTCGACGACATGCGCGTCATGGTCAACGTACAGCACCCGGGCGAGGAGGACGACGCCACCTTCGAAAACCCGGGCTCGAACTGGCCGGAGGGCGGCGACTCCGTCCCGCGTCCGGCCGTCGCCGTTGCGTGGCGCCCCGACGGCAAGCAGATCGGCGTCGACGCCTAA
- the rpsQ gene encoding 30S ribosomal protein S17 — MTEANVNETKVTENKKPKGLQKRRRGYVVSDKMDKTIVVEVEDRKSHSLYGKIVRTTNRVKAHDEENTAGIGDLVLIEETRPLSKDKHFRLVDIIEKAR, encoded by the coding sequence ATGACTGAGGCAAACGTGAACGAAACCAAGGTGACCGAAAACAAGAAGCCGAAGGGCCTGCAGAAGCGCCGCCGCGGCTACGTTGTGTCCGACAAGATGGACAAGACGATCGTGGTCGAGGTCGAGGACCGCAAGTCCCACAGCCTCTACGGCAAGATCGTGCGTACCACGAACCGCGTGAAGGCCCACGACGAGGAGAACACCGCCGGCATCGGCGATCTCGTCCTCATCGAGGAGACCCGCCCGCTGTCGAAGGACAAGCACTTCCGTCTCGTCGACATCATCGAGAAGGCCCGTTAA
- the rpmC gene encoding 50S ribosomal protein L29, with protein MANGTPASEFRELTDDELHTRLTEAKEELFNLRFQLATGQLTNNRRISTVKRDIARIYTVLRERELGLSVVPGAEA; from the coding sequence ATGGCTAACGGTACCCCCGCATCTGAGTTCCGCGAGCTCACCGACGATGAGCTGCACACCCGCCTGACCGAGGCGAAGGAAGAGCTGTTCAACCTGCGCTTCCAGCTCGCCACCGGCCAGCTGACCAACAACCGCCGCATCTCCACCGTCAAGCGCGACATCGCACGCATCTACACCGTGCTGCGCGAGCGCGAGCTCGGCCTGTCTGTCGTCCCGGGAGCTGAGGCATAA
- the rplP gene encoding 50S ribosomal protein L16, which translates to MLIPKRVKYRRQHRPHRRGVSKGGNTINFGDYGLQALEPAYITNRQIESARIAINRHVKRGGKVWINIFPDRPLTQKPLGVRMGSGKGPVEKWVANVKPGRILFEMSYPNEETAIEALRRAGAKLPCKVRIIKKEDQF; encoded by the coding sequence ATGCTTATTCCTAAGCGCGTGAAGTACCGCCGCCAGCACCGCCCGCACCGCCGTGGCGTGTCCAAGGGTGGCAACACCATCAACTTCGGTGACTACGGTCTCCAGGCTCTCGAGCCGGCCTACATCACCAACCGACAGATCGAATCTGCGCGTATCGCGATCAACCGCCACGTCAAGCGCGGCGGCAAGGTCTGGATCAACATCTTCCCCGACCGCCCGCTGACCCAGAAGCCGCTCGGCGTGCGCATGGGTTCCGGTAAGGGCCCCGTGGAGAAGTGGGTGGCGAACGTCAAGCCGGGCCGCATCCTCTTCGAGATGTCCTACCCGAACGAGGAGACCGCGATCGAGGCTCTGCGCCGCGCGGGTGCGAAGCTGCCGTGCAAGGTTCGCATCATCAAGAAGGAGGACCAGTTCTAA
- the rpsC gene encoding 30S ribosomal protein S3 — translation MGQKIHPHGLRLGITADWKSHWYADKNYADYVAEDIKIRDFLSKGLERAGIADVVIERTRDRVRVDIHTARPGIVIGRRGSEADRIRRELEKLTGKMVALNILEVKNVDANAALVAQSIAEQLVNRVAFRRAMRKAIQSAMRNPQVKGIKVMTSGRLGGAEMSRVERYHEGRVPLHTLRAEIDYGIAEAHTTFGVIGVKVWIYKGDVVGGVRESELNAPANERRGRGDRRPRRGGQRRQRAEQKQEG, via the coding sequence ATGGGCCAGAAGATTCACCCACACGGCCTGCGCCTGGGAATCACCGCCGACTGGAAGTCCCACTGGTACGCCGACAAGAACTACGCTGACTACGTCGCCGAGGACATCAAGATCCGTGATTTCCTCTCGAAGGGCCTCGAGCGCGCCGGCATCGCCGACGTCGTCATCGAGCGCACCCGCGACCGCGTCCGCGTGGACATCCACACTGCCCGCCCGGGCATTGTGATTGGCCGCCGCGGCTCCGAGGCCGACCGCATTCGCCGTGAGCTGGAGAAGCTCACCGGCAAGATGGTCGCCCTGAACATCCTCGAGGTCAAAAACGTCGACGCTAACGCGGCGTTGGTGGCGCAGTCCATCGCCGAGCAGCTGGTCAACCGCGTTGCCTTCCGCCGCGCGATGCGCAAGGCCATCCAGTCCGCAATGCGCAACCCGCAGGTCAAGGGCATCAAGGTGATGACGTCCGGGCGCCTGGGCGGCGCCGAGATGTCGCGCGTCGAGCGCTACCACGAGGGCCGCGTGCCGCTGCACACGCTCCGCGCGGAGATCGACTACGGCATTGCAGAAGCACACACCACCTTCGGCGTCATCGGCGTCAAGGTGTGGATCTACAAGGGCGACGTCGTCGGTGGCGTTCGTGAGTCCGAGCTCAACGCTCCGGCCAACGAACGCCGCGGCCGCGGCGACCGCCGCCCGCGCCGCGGCGGCCAGCGTCGCCAGCGCGCCGAGCAGAAGCAGGAGGGCTAA
- the rplV gene encoding 50S ribosomal protein L22, with protein sequence MAETITTASATAKFVRTSPMKARRVLALVRGKSVSEALAILKYAPQGAAKPVAKVVASAAANAENNFGLDPRTLVVSEAWANEGPTMRRFQPRAQGRAFQIRKRTSHITVVVESKEGAK encoded by the coding sequence ATGGCTGAGACCATCACCACTGCATCCGCGACGGCCAAGTTCGTCCGCACTTCCCCGATGAAGGCCCGCCGCGTGCTGGCGCTCGTTCGCGGAAAGTCCGTCTCCGAGGCCCTCGCGATCCTGAAGTACGCGCCGCAGGGTGCCGCCAAGCCGGTGGCCAAGGTCGTCGCGTCCGCCGCCGCCAACGCCGAGAACAACTTCGGCCTGGACCCCCGCACGCTCGTTGTCTCTGAGGCGTGGGCGAACGAGGGCCCGACCATGCGCCGCTTCCAGCCGCGCGCCCAGGGCCGCGCCTTCCAGATCCGGAAGCGCACGTCCCACATCACCGTCGTTGTCGAGTCCAAGGAAGGGGCTAAGTAA
- the rpsS gene encoding 30S ribosomal protein S19: MPRSLKKGPFVDEHLLNKVDAQNEAGTKQVIKTWSRRSTILPDFIGHTFAVHDGRKHVPVFVDESMVGHKLGEFAPTKTFKGHVKEQKGRR, encoded by the coding sequence ATGCCACGTAGCCTGAAGAAGGGCCCGTTCGTCGACGAGCACCTCCTCAACAAGGTGGACGCTCAGAACGAGGCCGGAACCAAGCAGGTCATCAAGACCTGGTCTCGCCGCTCGACCATTCTCCCCGATTTCATCGGTCACACCTTCGCCGTCCACGACGGCCGGAAGCACGTGCCGGTGTTCGTTGATGAGTCCATGGTCGGCCACAAGCTCGGCGAGTTTGCACCCACCAAGACCTTCAAGGGTCACGTCAAGGAACAGAAGGGACGTCGATAA
- the rplB gene encoding 50S ribosomal protein L2 produces MAIRKYKPTTPGRRASSVSEFEEITRSTPEKSLLRPLPKKGGRNQHGHITTRHRGGGHKRRYRVIDFRRSDKDGVLAKVAHIEYDPNRTANIALLHYYDGEKRYIIAPKGLTQGTVVESGAGADIKVGNNLPLRNIPTGTTIHAVELKPGAGAKLARSAGASIQLLGKEGSYAVLRMPSSEIRRVDIRCRATVGEVGNADQINIRWGKAGRMRWKGWRPTVRGVVMNPVDHPHGGGEGKTSGGRHPVSPWGQKEGRTRNPNRYSNNMIVRRRRSNKKR; encoded by the coding sequence ATGGCTATTCGTAAGTACAAGCCGACAACCCCGGGTCGCCGCGCCAGCTCCGTTTCCGAGTTCGAGGAGATCACCCGCTCCACGCCGGAAAAGTCCCTGCTGCGCCCGCTCCCGAAGAAGGGTGGCCGTAACCAGCACGGCCACATCACGACCCGTCACCGCGGCGGCGGCCACAAGCGTCGCTACCGCGTGATCGACTTCCGCCGCTCCGACAAGGACGGCGTGCTGGCCAAGGTCGCTCACATCGAGTACGACCCGAACCGTACCGCGAACATCGCGCTGCTGCACTACTACGACGGCGAAAAGCGCTACATCATCGCTCCCAAGGGCCTGACCCAGGGCACCGTCGTCGAGTCCGGCGCAGGCGCGGACATCAAGGTGGGCAACAACCTGCCGCTGCGTAACATCCCGACCGGTACCACCATCCACGCCGTGGAGCTGAAGCCGGGCGCCGGCGCCAAGCTCGCGCGCTCCGCTGGTGCCTCCATCCAGCTGCTGGGTAAGGAGGGGTCCTACGCCGTGCTGCGTATGCCGTCCTCCGAGATCCGCCGCGTGGACATCCGCTGCCGTGCCACCGTTGGCGAGGTCGGCAACGCCGACCAGATCAACATCCGGTGGGGCAAGGCCGGCCGTATGCGCTGGAAGGGCTGGCGCCCGACCGTCCGCGGTGTCGTCATGAACCCTGTCGACCACCCGCACGGTGGTGGCGAGGGCAAGACGTCCGGCGGCCGCCACCCGGTGTCGCCGTGGGGCCAGAAGGAAGGCCGCACCCGCAACCCGAACCGTTACTCGAACAACATGATCGTGCGCCGTCGTCGCTCGAACAAGAAGCGCTAA